One region of Coraliomargarita parva genomic DNA includes:
- a CDS encoding acyl-[ACP]--phospholipid O-acyltransferase, whose protein sequence is MTTQANNTIKLPQTFWWHNIAQFGGAMNDNLFKLLMIYALVAWNGVDASPKILATVGLVFAIPFILIVPIAGNFADKFSKRSMIVILKAAEIGIMGVGVVALNKESAFLLYLTMFLMSAQSAFIGPCKYGIIPEQVGHERLSKANGMLQLFTFVAIIAGTVLAPELSLILNQQFALAALSCLVIAGLGFAASLKMQSTPAHPDRHLSLNGFGSVFRTFKIIRKDGFLVLAVAALAVFGLAAAFIQLNLLNYGSEHLQLSPEQSTRLFLLTAIGIGLGSATAGWLSGRNIEFGIVPIGAGLMSISLVVLGVIAPGSLKAAIIVMPILGFAAGLFIVPLESFIQFRSPSDRVGSIKATSSFFSWIGILSASALLYLNTAIGLSAQQGFLCLGIGLLILAVVSLIVLPDFFIKFIVLLVTRFCYKMKVRGLEKLPVEGGALLVCNHISLMDAVLIASSQQRRIRMLMSRSFYEKSNWMIRKLVDIGGVILIHGQDNPKKLLQSLKNARQALDDGYLVCIFAEGALSRTGMMRPFKPGFERIVKGTDYPIIPVYIGGAWGSVSSYRHGMPKIRPLRDFRYPISVHYGEALPASSTVFEVQQAVSELSVDAWELLKGHRKSLGHEFIRSARRNWKKLALADNNGKELSFGETLTASLLLRDCIRQSTTVDEDHIGVLLPTGIASTLSNLAITLDLRTSVNLNYTAPAALVASAEKQCGLNTVITSRAFLERFPDLPLPANVLYVDDLLTGFSSAEKKRAWLSARLTPASRLSKAGDFDAEHIATVLFSSGSTAEPKGVMLSHHNLLSNIESFRAVLGPKRSDVMLASLPHFHSFGYTAAMWFPLLSGLTTACHTSPLEADAIGKLAERYHGSLLLTTPSFLIAYCRKIKPEQLAALRYVFTGAEKLQPRVADMFEKRFGLRPLEGYGATELAPVCAVSLPNVEIDKLEETGSRPERLGRVLPGIAMKIVHPETGEALAAGEEGMICVKGPNVMKGYLHKPELTASVVKDGWYETGDIGLMDTDGFFAITGRLSRFSKIGGEMISHGSIEKALQDALDTGPESLAVVALEDARKGEKLCVLHTLGDKTGDLHTLLKGLEIPNLWKPNARDWIAIESLPVLGSGKLDYRSMKAIANEGRSTGGSGHED, encoded by the coding sequence ATGACGACACAAGCAAACAACACCATTAAACTGCCACAGACTTTCTGGTGGCACAATATCGCCCAGTTCGGCGGGGCGATGAACGACAACCTGTTCAAGCTGCTGATGATCTACGCCCTGGTCGCTTGGAATGGAGTAGACGCTTCCCCGAAAATTCTGGCAACGGTCGGTTTGGTCTTTGCCATTCCCTTCATCCTGATAGTACCGATCGCCGGCAACTTTGCCGACAAGTTCAGCAAACGGAGCATGATCGTCATCCTGAAGGCAGCCGAAATCGGCATCATGGGGGTAGGTGTTGTTGCGCTGAACAAGGAAAGCGCGTTTCTGCTCTACCTGACCATGTTCCTGATGTCAGCCCAAAGCGCTTTTATCGGCCCGTGCAAATACGGGATCATTCCCGAACAGGTGGGGCACGAGCGTCTCTCCAAAGCCAATGGCATGCTACAACTCTTCACCTTTGTGGCGATTATCGCCGGGACCGTGCTCGCACCGGAATTGAGCCTGATCCTCAACCAGCAATTCGCCTTGGCGGCGCTGTCCTGCCTGGTCATTGCCGGGCTCGGATTCGCCGCCTCACTGAAGATGCAATCGACTCCCGCGCACCCGGACCGTCATCTCAGCCTGAATGGATTCGGCAGCGTCTTCCGCACCTTCAAGATCATCCGCAAGGACGGCTTTCTCGTATTGGCCGTTGCAGCCTTGGCCGTCTTTGGCCTCGCTGCAGCCTTTATCCAGCTGAATCTCCTCAACTATGGCAGTGAGCACCTCCAGCTCAGTCCGGAGCAGTCCACCCGCCTCTTTCTTCTCACCGCAATCGGCATAGGATTGGGCTCGGCCACTGCAGGCTGGCTCAGCGGACGCAATATCGAATTCGGAATCGTCCCGATCGGTGCTGGATTGATGAGCATCAGCCTGGTCGTTCTCGGCGTGATCGCACCCGGTAGTCTGAAAGCGGCCATCATTGTCATGCCCATACTTGGCTTTGCCGCCGGCTTGTTCATCGTTCCCCTCGAGTCCTTTATCCAATTCCGCAGTCCTTCGGACCGAGTCGGTTCCATCAAGGCCACAAGTTCCTTCTTCAGCTGGATCGGGATCCTCAGCGCCAGCGCCCTGCTCTATCTGAATACAGCCATCGGCTTGAGCGCCCAGCAGGGCTTTCTCTGCCTGGGCATCGGCCTCCTTATTCTTGCCGTCGTCAGCCTGATTGTCCTGCCCGACTTCTTCATCAAGTTCATCGTACTTCTAGTGACCCGGTTCTGCTACAAGATGAAAGTACGCGGGTTGGAGAAACTGCCCGTGGAAGGAGGCGCCCTACTGGTGTGCAATCATATCAGCCTAATGGATGCGGTACTTATCGCTTCCAGCCAGCAACGGCGAATCCGCATGCTCATGTCCCGCAGCTTCTATGAGAAATCCAACTGGATGATCCGCAAACTGGTCGACATCGGTGGCGTCATCCTAATCCATGGACAGGACAATCCCAAAAAGCTGCTTCAATCCCTCAAGAATGCACGCCAGGCCCTGGATGACGGTTATCTCGTCTGTATCTTTGCCGAGGGCGCGCTCAGCCGCACGGGGATGATGCGCCCCTTCAAACCGGGCTTTGAGCGCATCGTCAAGGGAACGGACTACCCGATCATTCCGGTCTACATCGGCGGCGCCTGGGGCAGTGTCTCCAGCTACCGTCACGGCATGCCCAAAATCCGTCCGCTCCGAGATTTCCGCTATCCAATTAGCGTGCATTACGGCGAAGCCCTGCCCGCCAGCTCGACAGTCTTTGAGGTGCAACAAGCCGTCAGCGAACTCTCGGTTGACGCATGGGAACTGCTCAAAGGCCATCGCAAGAGCCTCGGCCATGAATTCATCAGATCCGCCCGGCGCAATTGGAAGAAACTTGCCCTGGCCGACAACAACGGCAAGGAACTCAGTTTCGGAGAAACCCTGACCGCATCACTCCTCCTAAGAGATTGTATCCGTCAATCCACGACAGTTGATGAGGACCATATCGGCGTGCTTCTGCCGACAGGAATCGCTTCGACCTTGTCCAACCTCGCAATTACGCTGGACCTCCGTACCAGCGTAAATCTGAACTACACCGCACCAGCCGCACTGGTGGCTTCGGCGGAAAAGCAATGCGGATTGAATACCGTCATCACCTCGCGGGCTTTTCTCGAACGTTTCCCCGATCTTCCCCTACCCGCTAATGTCCTTTACGTCGACGATCTGCTCACGGGCTTCAGTTCAGCCGAAAAGAAACGGGCCTGGCTGAGCGCGCGCCTGACACCGGCCTCCCGCCTGTCCAAGGCCGGCGATTTTGATGCCGAGCATATCGCCACCGTCCTGTTTTCGAGCGGTTCGACCGCGGAGCCGAAGGGAGTGATGCTGAGCCACCACAATCTACTCTCCAATATCGAGTCCTTTCGTGCTGTGCTCGGTCCCAAGCGTAGTGATGTGATGCTCGCCAGCCTCCCGCACTTTCACTCCTTCGGTTACACGGCGGCCATGTGGTTTCCCCTTCTCAGCGGCCTGACCACCGCGTGCCACACAAGCCCGCTCGAAGCCGACGCCATCGGCAAACTGGCGGAACGCTACCACGGCAGCCTCCTGCTGACCACGCCCAGTTTCCTCATTGCTTACTGCCGCAAAATCAAACCCGAGCAATTGGCCGCACTGCGCTATGTGTTTACCGGTGCGGAAAAACTCCAGCCGAGAGTCGCCGACATGTTCGAGAAACGCTTCGGCCTGCGCCCGCTGGAAGGATATGGAGCCACCGAGCTGGCTCCCGTCTGTGCGGTCAGCCTGCCCAACGTCGAAATCGACAAGCTGGAAGAAACCGGCAGCCGGCCCGAGCGTCTCGGTCGCGTGCTCCCCGGCATCGCCATGAAGATCGTTCATCCGGAAACCGGCGAAGCGCTGGCTGCCGGCGAGGAGGGCATGATCTGCGTCAAAGGCCCCAACGTGATGAAAGGCTACTTACACAAGCCGGAACTGACGGCCTCCGTGGTCAAGGACGGCTGGTATGAAACCGGTGACATAGGTCTAATGGATACGGACGGCTTTTTTGCCATCACCGGTCGCCTCTCCCGCTTCAGCAAGATCGGAGGGGAAATGATATCGCATGGCAGTATCGAAAAAGCCCTGCAAGACGCACTCGACACCGGCCCGGAAAGCCTCGCAGTGGTCGCCCTCGAAGATGCACGCAAGGGCGAGAAACTGTGCGTCCTTCATACCTTGGGAGATAAGACCGGTGATCTGCACACCCTCCTCAAGGGACTGGAGATCCCCAACCTGTGGAAGCCGAATGCAAGGGACTGGATCGCAATCGAAAGCCTTCCCGTACTGGGCAGCGGCAAACTCGACTACCGAAGCATGAAAGCGATCGCAAACGAGGGGCGGTCCACCGGAGGATCCGGGCATGAGGACTAA
- a CDS encoding MarR family winged helix-turn-helix transcriptional regulator — translation MSQLNAHEEIHALANSVRRVYNRFRHVTDQLHAQTGVTAPKRTLLMDLRRYGPQTVPDLASARFISRQIIQTQINELKKEGYVEGRSNPEHKRSKLIALTQEGEAFVDAMIAREHDYMDQVDWLPDPEQLHTCVAVLDAIYDKLEA, via the coding sequence ATGTCGCAATTAAATGCCCACGAGGAAATTCATGCCTTGGCCAACTCGGTCCGTCGTGTTTACAACCGGTTTCGTCATGTCACGGATCAACTGCATGCGCAGACAGGCGTCACCGCACCAAAGCGGACGCTACTCATGGATTTGAGGCGTTATGGACCACAGACGGTACCAGACTTGGCCTCGGCCCGTTTTATTAGCAGACAGATTATTCAGACCCAGATCAACGAGCTAAAGAAAGAGGGGTATGTGGAGGGCCGTTCCAACCCTGAACATAAGCGTTCGAAACTGATCGCCCTGACCCAGGAGGGGGAAGCCTTCGTGGATGCGATGATCGCACGCGAACATGACTATATGGATCAGGTCGACTGGCTGCCGGATCCTGAGCAACTGCACACTTGTGTCGCGGTGCTGGACGCAATCTACGACAAACTGGAGGCCTAA
- the purT gene encoding formate-dependent phosphoribosylglycinamide formyltransferase produces the protein MTTIGTPFTSNATKVLLCGSGELGKEVVIELQRYGVEVIAVDAYADAPAMQVADRAHVCSMLDGAALQSIIEAEKPDYVVPEVEAIATDTLAALESAGVTRVIPTARATCLTMNREGIRRLAAEELGLATSPYRFADTFEDYKDAVATIGLPCVVKPIMSSSGKGQSVLKTEEDIEPAWHYAQEGGRAGKGKVIIEGFVDFDYEITLLTVRHVDGTAYCEPVGHIQVDGDYRESWQPQAMSSTALENAKHIAKSVTDALGGFGIFGVELFVKGDTVYFSEVSPRPHDTGMVTMISQDLSQFALHARAILGLPIPVIRQFGPSASAVILVEGQSKDVQFGNLETALRAPDTQLRLFGKPEVKGKRRMGVVLARDESIEAAREKAREAAGSVTVAL, from the coding sequence ATGACCACGATTGGAACCCCTTTTACATCGAATGCCACCAAGGTGCTGCTCTGCGGTTCCGGGGAATTGGGCAAGGAAGTCGTCATCGAGCTGCAGCGTTATGGCGTGGAAGTCATTGCTGTCGACGCCTACGCCGATGCCCCCGCGATGCAGGTGGCGGACCGGGCCCACGTCTGTTCAATGCTGGACGGAGCGGCACTGCAGTCCATTATCGAGGCAGAAAAGCCCGACTATGTCGTCCCCGAAGTCGAGGCGATCGCAACGGACACCCTAGCCGCCCTGGAGTCGGCCGGCGTGACCCGGGTCATTCCGACCGCCCGCGCCACCTGCCTGACCATGAACCGTGAAGGCATCCGCCGACTCGCAGCCGAAGAACTGGGGCTCGCCACCTCCCCTTACCGCTTTGCCGACACTTTCGAGGATTACAAAGACGCCGTCGCAACCATTGGCCTGCCCTGCGTGGTCAAACCGATCATGAGCTCATCGGGCAAAGGCCAGAGCGTACTCAAGACGGAAGAGGACATCGAGCCCGCCTGGCATTATGCACAGGAAGGCGGCCGAGCCGGCAAGGGCAAGGTCATCATCGAAGGCTTTGTCGACTTTGATTACGAAATCACCCTCCTGACGGTTCGGCATGTGGACGGGACCGCCTACTGCGAACCGGTTGGCCACATCCAGGTCGACGGCGACTATCGCGAATCCTGGCAACCGCAGGCAATGAGCTCCACCGCCCTGGAAAACGCCAAGCATATCGCAAAATCCGTAACCGATGCACTGGGCGGTTTTGGCATCTTCGGCGTCGAACTTTTCGTTAAAGGGGACACGGTCTATTTCAGTGAAGTCTCCCCGCGTCCACACGATACAGGTATGGTCACCATGATTTCCCAGGACCTCTCACAGTTTGCCCTCCACGCCCGCGCGATTCTGGGCCTGCCGATTCCCGTGATCCGGCAATTCGGTCCCAGTGCATCTGCGGTCATCCTCGTGGAAGGCCAAAGCAAGGACGTCCAATTCGGCAATCTCGAAACCGCTCTACGTGCCCCGGATACCCAGTTGAGACTGTTCGGCAAACCGGAGGTGAAGGGCAAGCGTCGGATGGGCGTTGTTCTCGCCCGCGATGAAAGCATCGAAGCCGCCCGAGAGAAGGCCCGGGAGGCGGCAGGTTCGGTCACGGTGGCGCTGTAA
- a CDS encoding PEP-CTERM sorting domain-containing protein: protein MKRVRKPSLVSGCIFMLSVLPVSAVISLSSIDTFAVNVENWEAGDRPPTWNSGSGFDGSSGYLFHDSDGSSSGGKWLMWNDSTGSQDWLGDYTAAGVSAISFWANNQTGADRNFWISFEGPGGDFVTEAIVLPGNGQWTQYTVDLSSLSYFSGSGGTGNLSDTLGNVSRVAMLADDSSGVGLNINNNLGIVRPGTSVSEIWIDNIEAVPEPATYVLFMGMSMLGYMLKRHSPKRSPKPVI, encoded by the coding sequence ATGAAAAGAGTCCGCAAACCAAGCCTTGTTTCCGGCTGTATTTTTATGCTGTCCGTTCTGCCCGTGTCTGCTGTTATCAGCCTGAGTTCGATCGATACATTTGCGGTCAATGTTGAAAATTGGGAAGCGGGGGATCGTCCGCCGACATGGAACAGCGGTTCCGGCTTCGACGGCAGTTCCGGGTATCTCTTTCACGATTCGGACGGGAGTTCCAGCGGAGGAAAATGGCTGATGTGGAATGACAGTACCGGTTCCCAGGATTGGCTGGGGGACTATACTGCAGCGGGTGTTTCTGCGATTTCCTTTTGGGCCAATAACCAAACCGGAGCGGATCGGAACTTCTGGATCAGTTTTGAAGGACCGGGGGGCGATTTCGTGACAGAGGCGATCGTATTGCCGGGGAACGGGCAATGGACGCAATACACGGTGGACTTGAGCTCGCTATCCTATTTCTCCGGGAGCGGGGGGACGGGTAATTTATCCGATACCTTGGGCAATGTGAGCCGGGTTGCCATGTTGGCCGACGATTCCAGTGGAGTTGGGCTCAATATTAATAACAATCTTGGTATTGTCCGTCCAGGGACATCGGTTTCTGAAATCTGGATCGACAATATCGAGGCCGTTCCCGAGCCCGCGACTTATGTATTATTCATGGGTATGTCGATGCTCGGATACATGTTGAAGCGACACTCTCCCAAGCGTTCCCCGAAACCAGTCATCTGA